A genomic window from Flavobacterium johnsoniae includes:
- a CDS encoding S9 family peptidase: MKLKVTLLLFLNISFFSYAQENLTYQKPSKSILDLADYQRPPSVSMDTKKENMLLTYRNTYKTLDDLNQDEVRLAGLRINPVTNISSTVTYVTNLKLRKISGKEDVQVKGLPENPKIANILWSPNDKKILFSHTAASGVELWVLDVASAQAAKLTEANVNANLGNPFSWLLDNETILVKMLPKNRPALLDSKKDLPTGPIISNTSGEKSQNRTYPDMLKNKNDEANFENSVTSELYKVKLNGDAVLFKEAAMFAGERISPDGNYIMLTTIQKPFSYVVPLNRFPSKTIVYNINGKEIKTVNEVPLNEIMPKGFMAVRKGKRDMAWRNDKPATLSYAVALDEGDPAKKVDFRDEVFLWDAPFDKDATSLVKLPQRFSNIMWGSDNLAVISDEWYDTRNTKTYLINPSNPSQQPKLITDRNSQDVYSDPGNFETKKNAYNKYVLAIEKNNLYRIGDGYTKNGQFPFVDEFNLETLKSKRIYTSPYKDKKEDIYEIEDFKSGKILVQVQSKTEYPNYYFKNIKKPNSLTPITDFKNPFESIKNVSKEVIKYKRKDGLELSGTLYLPAGYDKTKKEKLPLLIWAYPAEYKDRNSASQSTQNSNEFTFPYYGSFVYWVTKGYVVLDDAAFPIIGEGTTEPNDNFISQLVDNAAAAIDAVDALGYINRKKVAVGGHSYGAFMTANLLTHSNLFACGIARSGAYNRTLTPFGFQTEQRNYWEVPEVYNTMSPFMNADKMKTPILLVHGEADNNPGTFTLQTERYFQALKGLGAPARMVILPKESHGYAAKENILHLLWEQDQFLEKYLKN, translated from the coding sequence CTTGACGATTTAAATCAAGATGAAGTTCGTTTGGCAGGTTTGAGAATTAATCCTGTAACTAATATTTCAAGCACAGTAACTTACGTTACTAATCTTAAACTTAGAAAAATTAGCGGCAAAGAAGATGTTCAAGTAAAAGGTCTTCCTGAAAATCCTAAAATTGCCAATATTCTTTGGTCGCCAAATGATAAAAAAATTCTTTTCTCTCACACCGCAGCTTCTGGTGTAGAACTTTGGGTTTTAGATGTAGCATCGGCTCAGGCTGCAAAACTTACAGAGGCGAATGTAAATGCAAATCTTGGAAATCCATTTAGCTGGTTATTAGACAATGAAACTATTTTAGTTAAAATGCTTCCAAAAAACAGACCAGCACTTTTAGATTCAAAAAAGGATTTGCCAACTGGTCCAATTATTTCTAACACTTCTGGAGAAAAATCACAAAACAGAACTTATCCTGATATGTTGAAAAATAAAAATGACGAAGCGAATTTCGAAAATAGCGTCACTTCTGAACTATATAAAGTTAAACTAAATGGTGATGCCGTTTTATTTAAAGAAGCGGCAATGTTTGCTGGAGAAAGAATTTCACCAGATGGAAATTACATTATGCTGACTACAATTCAAAAACCATTTTCTTACGTAGTTCCTTTAAATAGATTTCCATCTAAAACCATTGTATACAATATAAACGGAAAAGAAATCAAAACTGTAAACGAAGTCCCTCTAAATGAGATTATGCCAAAAGGTTTTATGGCTGTTCGTAAAGGAAAAAGAGATATGGCATGGAGAAATGACAAACCAGCAACATTATCTTATGCAGTAGCTTTAGATGAAGGTGATCCAGCTAAAAAAGTAGATTTTAGAGACGAAGTTTTTCTTTGGGATGCTCCTTTTGATAAAGATGCTACATCATTAGTAAAATTGCCACAGCGTTTCAGCAATATTATGTGGGGTAGTGATAATTTGGCGGTTATATCAGACGAATGGTATGATACTAGAAACACTAAAACTTATTTGATTAATCCATCAAATCCTAGCCAACAGCCAAAACTTATTACAGATAGAAATTCTCAAGATGTTTACTCAGATCCAGGAAATTTCGAAACAAAGAAAAATGCTTACAACAAATATGTTTTAGCTATTGAAAAAAACAATCTTTATAGAATTGGAGATGGCTATACTAAAAACGGTCAATTTCCTTTTGTTGATGAATTTAATCTTGAAACTTTAAAATCTAAACGTATTTATACTTCACCTTATAAAGATAAAAAAGAAGATATTTATGAAATTGAAGATTTTAAGTCTGGAAAAATTTTGGTGCAGGTTCAATCTAAAACCGAATATCCAAATTACTATTTTAAAAACATCAAAAAACCAAACAGCTTAACGCCAATTACCGATTTCAAAAATCCGTTTGAAAGCATCAAAAACGTAAGCAAAGAAGTTATAAAATACAAACGTAAAGATGGTTTAGAACTTTCTGGAACTTTATATCTTCCTGCTGGTTATGACAAAACTAAAAAAGAAAAACTTCCTTTATTAATCTGGGCTTATCCAGCAGAATATAAAGACAGAAATAGTGCTTCACAATCGACTCAAAACTCAAATGAATTCACATTTCCATATTATGGATCATTTGTATATTGGGTAACAAAAGGATATGTCGTTTTAGATGATGCAGCTTTCCCAATTATTGGAGAAGGAACAACGGAACCAAACGATAACTTTATTTCGCAATTGGTAGATAATGCGGCCGCGGCTATAGATGCTGTTGATGCTTTAGGATATATCAATCGTAAAAAAGTAGCCGTTGGAGGACACTCTTATGGAGCATTTATGACTGCAAATTTATTAACTCACTCGAATCTTTTTGCATGCGGAATTGCAAGAAGCGGTGCTTACAACAGAACTTTAACGCCTTTCGGGTTTCAGACAGAACAAAGAAATTACTGGGAAGTTCCTGAAGTATACAACACAATGTCTCCTTTTATGAATGCTGATAAAATGAAAACTCCGATTTTATTAGTTCATGGTGAAGCAGATAACAATCCAGGAACTTTTACTTTGCAGACAGAAAGATATTTCCAAGCTTTGAAAGGATTAGGAGCGCCAGCTAGAATGGTTATTCTTCCGAAAGAATCTCATGGATATGCTGCCAAAGAAAATATTCTTCACTTACTTTGGGAACAAGATCAATTCTTAGAAAAATATTTGAAAAATTAA
- a CDS encoding ABC transporter ATP-binding protein has product MLDIQNISFSYTDTPVIKNVSFTINKGDNIAIIGESGCGKSTLLKLIYGLYDLDEGKIFYNDKPILGPKFNLIPGMPYMKYLAQDFDLSPYETVAENVGKFLSNGFANMKKLRVQELLEMVEMEQFSNVKTKFLSGGQQQRVALVRVLALEPEVILLDEPFSQIDAFRKNALRRNLFRYLKQKGITCIIATHDSTDALSFADEAIVMRYGEVIKKDNPTKIYEDPQIKYVASLFGEVNEVATHLLLPYEDETHKTLVYPHQFKMVSESRLKVKIRRTYFRGSHFLIETVHKRQLIFFESEIDLPLEQEVFLVLNYL; this is encoded by the coding sequence ATGCTTGACATTCAAAATATATCTTTTTCATATACCGATACGCCAGTTATCAAAAACGTCTCTTTCACTATTAATAAAGGTGATAATATTGCTATTATTGGAGAAAGTGGTTGCGGTAAAAGTACGCTGCTTAAACTTATCTATGGTTTGTATGATTTAGACGAAGGAAAAATATTTTATAATGATAAACCTATTCTGGGACCAAAGTTTAATTTGATTCCCGGAATGCCATACATGAAATATTTGGCTCAGGACTTTGATTTGTCTCCATATGAAACGGTGGCAGAAAATGTTGGGAAATTCCTTTCGAATGGTTTTGCGAACATGAAAAAACTCCGTGTTCAGGAATTATTAGAAATGGTCGAAATGGAACAATTTTCTAATGTAAAAACAAAATTCTTAAGTGGAGGACAACAGCAAAGAGTTGCACTAGTTAGAGTTTTAGCTCTAGAACCAGAAGTTATTTTGTTAGACGAACCGTTTAGTCAAATTGATGCTTTTAGAAAAAATGCTTTGCGACGAAATTTATTTCGCTATTTAAAACAAAAAGGAATTACCTGTATTATTGCAACACACGATAGTACAGATGCTTTGTCTTTTGCAGACGAAGCTATTGTAATGCGTTATGGTGAAGTGATTAAAAAAGATAATCCCACTAAAATATACGAAGATCCGCAGATAAAATATGTAGCTTCTCTATTTGGTGAAGTCAATGAAGTGGCAACGCATTTGTTGCTTCCTTATGAAGATGAAACGCATAAAACATTAGTTTATCCGCATCAGTTTAAAATGGTTTCAGAATCTAGATTGAAGGTAAAAATTAGAAGAACTTATTTTAGAGGAAGTCATTTTCTAATTGAAACGGTTCATAAAAGACAATTGATTTTCTTTGAAAGTGAAATCGATTTACCGCTGGAACAAGAAGTGTTTTTAGTTTTAAATTATTTATAA
- a CDS encoding OmpA family protein, with protein MKKITVLGLSSLMVIASFFTSCDSVKNANNTQKGAGIGAVAGGVIGAVLGNNLGKGGNAALGAAIGAAVGGGTGALIGNKMDKQAREIDQALPGASVERVGEGIHLTLNENSVRFDTNKSTLTSTAKANLDKLVPVFNEYGDTDIQIFGYTDNTGKPEYNLTLSGQRAASVQAYLVAKGLKSSRFKTSGLGIADPIATNDTPEGRAQNRRVEFSITANDKMVNDAKAEAGK; from the coding sequence ATGAAAAAGATAACAGTTTTAGGATTAAGTAGTTTAATGGTTATTGCTAGTTTTTTTACTAGTTGTGATTCAGTAAAAAATGCAAATAACACGCAAAAAGGTGCCGGAATTGGTGCAGTTGCTGGAGGTGTTATCGGAGCTGTATTAGGAAATAATTTAGGAAAAGGCGGAAACGCTGCTTTAGGAGCTGCAATTGGAGCTGCTGTAGGTGGTGGAACTGGAGCTTTGATCGGAAACAAAATGGATAAACAAGCTCGTGAAATCGATCAAGCTTTACCAGGCGCTTCTGTAGAAAGAGTTGGAGAAGGTATTCATTTAACTTTGAATGAAAACTCAGTTCGTTTTGATACAAACAAATCTACTTTGACTTCTACAGCAAAAGCTAATTTAGATAAATTGGTTCCAGTATTTAATGAATACGGAGATACTGATATTCAAATTTTTGGATATACTGATAATACAGGAAAACCAGAATATAATTTAACACTTTCTGGACAAAGAGCTGCTTCTGTACAAGCTTATTTAGTTGCTAAAGGATTAAAATCTAGCCGTTTCAAAACTTCAGGTTTAGGAATTGCAGATCCAATTGCAACAAATGATACTCCAGAAGGAAGAGCGCAAAACCGTCGTGTTGAATTCTCAATTACTGCGAATGACAAAATGGTAAATGACGCTAAAGCAGAAGCTGGAAAATAA
- a CDS encoding lipocalin family protein, with protein MKKIFFICLIATMFFACKSASTTASSEATTLSTKLDKKTQVALKGNWVLTNVTYPGSDYIKVNSFDLADSKCFIGSNWSFISNNNKGNMALTSPSCTAFSSPIVWSINNQGMFVLKILDAGEKAKKVRDGYLLKVGSVTESSFQLIDNINVGGQVKDVTYQFQRAN; from the coding sequence ATGAAGAAAATATTTTTTATTTGTCTGATAGCCACGATGTTTTTTGCGTGTAAATCAGCTTCGACAACAGCTTCATCTGAAGCGACTACACTTTCGACTAAACTTGACAAGAAAACCCAAGTAGCTCTAAAAGGAAATTGGGTACTTACAAATGTAACTTATCCTGGTTCAGATTATATCAAAGTAAATTCATTTGATTTGGCAGATTCAAAATGTTTTATTGGAAGTAACTGGAGTTTTATTTCAAATAACAACAAAGGAAATATGGCTTTAACATCGCCAAGCTGTACAGCATTTTCTTCGCCAATTGTTTGGAGTATCAATAATCAAGGTATGTTTGTGCTTAAAATTCTTGATGCGGGAGAAAAAGCTAAAAAAGTAAGAGATGGTTACTTGCTAAAAGTGGGAAGTGTGACTGAAAGTTCATTTCAGTTAATTGATAATATAAATGTTGGAGGTCAGGTTAAAGATGTGACTTACCAATTTCAAAGAGCCAATTAA
- the htpG gene encoding molecular chaperone HtpG — protein sequence MATGKINVSVENIFPLIKKFLYSDHEIFLRELVSNGTDATLKLKHLISIGEAKVEYGNPIIEVKVDKEGKKIHIIDQGLGMTADEVEKYINQVAFSGAEEFLDKYKDSAKDSGIIGHFGLGFYSAFMVAEKVEIITKSYKDEPAAHWTCDGSPEFTLEPADKTSRGTEIILHIAEDSLEFLDDSKISGLLNKYNKFMPIPIKFGTRTETLPKPEDAPEDYVNETVEIDNFINNPNPAWTKQPSELSDEDYKNFYRELYPMQFEEPLFHIHLNVDYPFNLTGILYFPKLGNDMQIQKDKIQLYQNQVYVTDNVEGIVPEFLTMLKGVIDSPDIPLNVSRSGLQADGAVKKISNYITRKVADKLKALFNENRADFEEKWNDIKIVLEYGMLSEDKFYEKAGAFVLYPTVDNTYFTLEELKEKLKENQTDKDGKLVVLYAGNKDAQHSYIEAAKDKGYEVLLLDSPIISHLIQKIENDNSGLTFVRVDSDHIDNLIKKDENTISKLSEEEKATLKTSLEAYIPKAYSVQLEAMDSQAAPFIITQPEFMRRMKEMSQTGGGGMFGMGNMPEMYNLVVNTNSDLASNILNTEDKTHQEHLVKQALDLAKLSQNLLKGEALTAFVKRSFEMIK from the coding sequence ATGGCAACAGGTAAAATTAATGTTTCAGTAGAAAACATTTTTCCCTTAATTAAAAAGTTCTTATACAGCGACCACGAAATTTTCTTGCGCGAGCTTGTTTCTAATGGTACTGATGCTACTTTAAAATTAAAACATCTTATTAGCATCGGAGAAGCTAAAGTAGAATACGGAAACCCAATTATTGAAGTTAAAGTGGATAAAGAAGGTAAAAAAATCCACATTATCGATCAAGGTTTAGGTATGACGGCTGATGAAGTTGAAAAATACATCAATCAGGTTGCTTTTTCTGGAGCTGAAGAATTTTTAGATAAATACAAAGATTCTGCTAAAGATTCTGGAATTATCGGTCACTTTGGTCTTGGTTTCTATTCTGCTTTTATGGTAGCTGAAAAAGTTGAAATCATTACAAAATCATATAAAGACGAACCAGCTGCACATTGGACATGCGACGGAAGTCCTGAATTTACTTTAGAACCAGCTGACAAAACTTCACGCGGAACTGAAATTATTCTTCATATTGCTGAAGATTCTTTAGAATTTTTAGACGATTCTAAAATCAGCGGTTTATTGAATAAGTATAACAAGTTTATGCCTATTCCAATTAAATTCGGAACTAGAACAGAAACTCTTCCAAAACCAGAAGACGCTCCTGAAGATTATGTTAATGAAACTGTTGAAATTGACAATTTCATAAACAATCCAAACCCAGCTTGGACAAAACAGCCTTCTGAATTATCTGATGAAGATTATAAAAACTTCTACAGAGAATTGTACCCAATGCAGTTCGAAGAGCCATTATTCCACATTCATTTAAATGTAGATTATCCGTTTAACTTAACTGGTATTTTGTATTTTCCTAAACTAGGAAACGACATGCAAATCCAGAAAGACAAAATTCAATTGTATCAAAACCAAGTTTACGTTACAGATAACGTAGAAGGAATTGTACCTGAATTCTTGACAATGTTAAAAGGTGTTATCGATTCTCCAGATATTCCGTTAAACGTTTCTCGCTCTGGTTTACAGGCAGATGGCGCTGTTAAGAAAATTTCTAACTACATTACTCGTAAAGTTGCAGATAAATTAAAAGCATTATTTAACGAAAACCGTGCTGATTTTGAAGAAAAATGGAACGATATTAAAATTGTTTTAGAGTACGGAATGCTTTCTGAAGATAAATTCTACGAAAAAGCTGGTGCATTTGTTTTGTATCCAACTGTAGATAATACTTATTTTACTCTAGAAGAATTAAAAGAAAAACTGAAAGAAAACCAAACTGACAAAGACGGAAAATTGGTTGTTCTTTATGCAGGAAATAAAGATGCACAGCACTCTTATATTGAAGCAGCGAAAGATAAAGGTTACGAAGTATTGCTTTTAGATTCTCCAATTATTTCGCATTTAATTCAGAAAATTGAGAATGACAATAGCGGATTAACTTTCGTACGTGTAGATTCTGATCATATCGATAATTTGATTAAGAAAGACGAAAACACGATTTCTAAATTATCTGAAGAAGAAAAAGCAACTTTAAAAACTTCTTTAGAAGCTTATATTCCAAAAGCTTACAGCGTTCAGTTAGAAGCTATGGATTCTCAAGCTGCTCCATTTATTATTACGCAACCAGAATTTATGCGTAGAATGAAAGAAATGAGCCAAACTGGCGGCGGCGGAATGTTCGGAATGGGCAATATGCCAGAAATGTACAATTTGGTTGTAAATACAAATTCTGATTTAGCTTCAAATATATTGAACACAGAAGACAAAACACACCAAGAACATTTGGTAAAACAAGCTTTAGATTTAGCTAAATTATCTCAAAATCTTTTAAAAGGTGAAGCACTTACTGCTTTCGTGAAAAGAAGTTTTGAAATGATCAAATAA
- a CDS encoding patatin-like phospholipase family protein has product MDKRKFTENGTVLAIIKDLKDQLKDKKFSDITDKNNYQYVDLVQEGGGVLGIALIGYVYVLEKMGIRFLSLAGTSAGSINTMLMAAAGTCDVEKSEWILDCLCNKNLYDFVDGDRDAREFIDALLSDAGNLKLIIKGTQVIDNFKDDLGLNPGNNFHQWMTNLLSQKGIKNYADLKALREKGVSDNNKLFRINRVNLGDKEEYKRTDHWSEMAIIAADITTESKIVFPKMMDLFYANPNVQNPADFVRASMSIPLFFSPFKIKNIPGGVESWNKWNEATCLRTSVPSEVMFMDGGIISNFPIDIFHENLNVPASPTFGIKLGYDKNEINKNEKFSNLISSMFDTARYGYDSEFLRKNPDFKNLIGYIDTGSHNWLNFNLTDDAKIDLFIRGAQNAADFLNRFNWEEYKKIRKAKSDYYKSV; this is encoded by the coding sequence ATGGATAAAAGAAAGTTTACAGAAAATGGGACAGTTCTAGCAATTATAAAAGATTTAAAGGACCAACTTAAAGACAAAAAATTCTCAGATATCACAGATAAAAATAATTATCAATATGTTGATCTCGTGCAAGAAGGCGGAGGCGTACTCGGAATTGCTTTAATCGGATACGTGTACGTTTTAGAAAAAATGGGAATACGATTTTTAAGCCTTGCAGGCACGTCCGCAGGAAGCATTAACACAATGTTAATGGCGGCCGCAGGAACTTGCGATGTAGAAAAATCTGAATGGATTTTGGATTGTTTATGCAACAAAAACTTATATGATTTTGTTGATGGCGATAGAGATGCACGCGAATTTATTGATGCATTATTGAGCGATGCAGGAAATCTAAAATTGATCATTAAAGGAACTCAGGTCATCGATAATTTTAAAGATGATTTAGGACTGAATCCAGGAAATAATTTCCATCAATGGATGACCAATTTGCTTTCTCAAAAAGGAATAAAAAATTATGCGGATTTAAAAGCTTTAAGAGAAAAAGGAGTTTCAGACAATAATAAATTATTCCGCATTAATAGAGTTAATCTCGGCGATAAAGAAGAATATAAAAGAACAGATCATTGGAGCGAAATGGCCATAATTGCCGCAGATATTACAACTGAAAGCAAAATTGTATTTCCGAAAATGATGGATTTATTTTATGCAAATCCAAATGTTCAGAACCCAGCCGATTTTGTTCGAGCATCAATGTCTATTCCACTATTTTTTAGTCCTTTCAAAATTAAAAATATTCCAGGCGGCGTTGAATCTTGGAACAAATGGAATGAAGCAACTTGCTTAAGAACTTCCGTTCCTTCTGAAGTAATGTTTATGGATGGCGGAATTATTTCTAATTTTCCTATAGATATTTTTCATGAAAATTTAAATGTTCCTGCTTCTCCAACTTTCGGAATTAAATTGGGCTACGATAAAAATGAAATCAATAAAAATGAGAAGTTCTCCAATTTAATCAGCTCCATGTTTGACACCGCGAGATATGGCTACGATTCTGAATTTCTAAGAAAAAATCCTGATTTTAAAAATTTAATCGGATACATTGATACTGGAAGTCATAATTGGCTGAATTTTAATCTTACCGATGATGCTAAAATTGATCTTTTTATTAGAGGAGCACAAAATGCCGCCGACTTTCTAAACCGTTTCAATTGGGAAGAATACAAGAAAATAAGAAAGGCCAAAAGCGATTATTATAAATCTGTTTGA
- a CDS encoding DUF4369 domain-containing protein: MKKTLIAFATLALLASCSKKETTDGLHLTGNIKGLKNGTLYIQRIVDTSLVAIDSIKIDGNATFERDIKLDSPEMLYLFLDRGVTNSLDNNILFFAEPGNINIETNLDNFIGGAKITGSKNQELYEEYKKINSRFVEENLSMVEPRFKAIKRQDQKALDSLIKKGESNIRRKYLYATNFALNNKDHEVAPYIALAEIYDINIKFLDTIQKSMTPKVAKSLYGKKLTKYVEDLKKQQQTPAQTAE; the protein is encoded by the coding sequence ATGAAAAAAACATTAATTGCTTTTGCTACTCTTGCCTTACTTGCATCTTGCAGCAAAAAAGAAACTACTGACGGCTTACACCTGACAGGAAATATAAAAGGATTAAAGAACGGAACTTTATATATTCAAAGAATTGTTGACACATCGCTTGTTGCAATAGACAGTATCAAAATAGATGGAAACGCTACTTTTGAAAGAGATATCAAATTAGATTCGCCAGAGATGTTATATTTATTTTTAGATCGTGGTGTGACAAATTCTCTAGATAATAATATCTTATTCTTTGCTGAACCAGGAAACATAAACATTGAAACTAATTTAGATAATTTTATTGGAGGTGCTAAAATTACTGGATCAAAAAACCAAGAATTATACGAAGAATATAAAAAAATAAACTCTCGTTTTGTAGAAGAAAATCTTTCTATGGTAGAACCTCGTTTTAAAGCAATAAAAAGACAAGACCAGAAAGCCTTAGACAGTTTGATTAAAAAGGGAGAATCTAATATTAGGAGAAAATATCTTTACGCTACAAACTTCGCCTTGAACAATAAAGATCACGAAGTAGCACCTTATATTGCCCTAGCTGAAATTTATGACATCAACATTAAATTTCTAGATACTATTCAGAAATCTATGACTCCTAAAGTTGCAAAATCGCTTTACGGAAAGAAACTGACTAAATATGTTGAGGATTTGAAAAAACAACAGCAAACACCAGCACAAACTGCAGAATAA
- a CDS encoding DUF5362 family protein — MEETSAFEKFELQLDSTAKDFLKETAKWAYFLSILGFIGLGFLVLIAIFAGAIFSTIGNTVPGMGVYGSSFGAMMTFIYLLMAALYFFPVYYLYKFSSNTKKAFRDNDSGALTDSLGYLKSHYKFIGVLMVVLLGFYALIFVFAILAGLMGR; from the coding sequence ATGGAAGAAACTTCAGCATTTGAAAAATTTGAATTGCAGTTAGACAGCACTGCAAAAGACTTTTTAAAAGAAACAGCTAAATGGGCTTATTTCTTGTCTATACTAGGGTTTATTGGACTAGGATTTTTAGTTTTGATTGCCATTTTTGCAGGGGCAATTTTCTCTACAATCGGAAATACTGTGCCAGGAATGGGAGTTTATGGTAGTTCATTTGGAGCGATGATGACTTTCATTTACTTATTAATGGCGGCTCTTTATTTTTTTCCAGTTTACTATTTGTACAAATTTAGTTCAAATACAAAAAAAGCGTTTAGAGACAATGATTCTGGTGCCCTTACAGATTCATTAGGATATCTAAAATCGCACTATAAATTTATTGGGGTTTTAATGGTTGTTTTACTTGGCTTTTATGCACTTATTTTTGTGTTTGCTATTCTTGCAGGTTTAATGGGAAGATAA
- a CDS encoding type I phosphomannose isomerase catalytic subunit has product MNQNLYPLQFEPILKERIWGGEKLKTILNKPIVSKITGESWELSTVEGDVSVVANGDLKGKSLTDLINETPDAILGTKVYERFGKQFPLLFKYLDAREDLSIQVHPNDKLAKERHNSFGKTEMWYVTQADADARIIVGFKEDSNKEEYLKHLHDNTLVSILDDVKAKPGDVFFLETGTVHAIGAGLVVAEIQQTSDITYRLYDFDRVDANGNKRELHVDLALDAINYNKVDTQKKYDSKVNTSNTIVDCPYFTTNFLPLENKLEVAKNGETFTVYMCIEGNFEIEYDGFKQAYKKGDTVLVPAAINAFNLSGKASILEIYIS; this is encoded by the coding sequence ATGAACCAAAATTTATACCCTTTGCAATTTGAACCGATTTTGAAAGAAAGAATCTGGGGCGGAGAAAAACTAAAAACAATTCTAAACAAACCAATTGTTTCGAAAATTACAGGCGAAAGCTGGGAATTATCTACCGTAGAAGGAGATGTAAGTGTGGTTGCAAATGGCGATTTAAAAGGAAAATCTTTAACGGATTTAATTAATGAAACGCCAGATGCGATTTTAGGAACTAAAGTTTATGAGCGTTTCGGGAAACAATTTCCGTTACTATTTAAATATCTTGATGCAAGAGAAGACCTTTCTATTCAAGTTCACCCAAACGATAAATTAGCAAAAGAACGTCACAATTCATTCGGAAAAACAGAAATGTGGTACGTAACTCAGGCAGATGCAGATGCTAGAATTATTGTTGGTTTTAAAGAAGATTCTAATAAAGAAGAATATTTAAAACATTTGCACGACAATACTTTGGTTTCAATCTTAGATGATGTAAAAGCGAAGCCAGGAGATGTTTTCTTTTTAGAAACAGGAACTGTTCATGCAATTGGCGCTGGATTGGTGGTTGCCGAAATTCAACAAACTTCTGATATTACCTATAGATTATACGATTTTGATCGTGTAGATGCAAACGGAAACAAAAGAGAACTTCACGTAGATCTTGCATTAGATGCAATTAACTATAATAAAGTAGATACGCAGAAAAAATACGACTCAAAAGTAAATACTTCAAACACAATTGTAGATTGCCCTTATTTTACAACTAACTTTCTTCCTTTAGAAAATAAATTAGAAGTTGCCAAAAACGGAGAAACATTTACAGTATATATGTGTATTGAAGGTAATTTCGAAATCGAATATGACGGATTTAAGCAAGCATATAAAAAAGGGGATACTGTTTTGGTTCCGGCTGCGATAAATGCATTTAATTTAAGCGGAAAAGCTTCAATTTTAGAAATTTACATTTCTTAA
- a CDS encoding peroxiredoxin, producing MSLKIGDIVPNFTAKDNHGELFESQSILGRKPLVIYFYPKDNTPGCTTEACSFRDQYEDFKDLGAEVIGISSDSVKSHHKFAAKHQLPFILLSDQDKRLRKLFGVRNNLFGLLPGRVTYIIDKNGLVISIFDSVNAAKHIPKALEIVKELVS from the coding sequence ATGTCATTAAAAATAGGAGATATAGTTCCGAATTTTACTGCGAAAGACAATCATGGAGAACTTTTTGAAAGTCAAAGCATTTTAGGGAGAAAACCATTGGTAATTTATTTTTATCCAAAAGATAATACGCCTGGCTGTACAACAGAAGCTTGCAGTTTTCGGGATCAATATGAAGATTTCAAAGATTTGGGAGCTGAGGTAATCGGTATTAGCAGTGATAGCGTAAAATCGCATCATAAATTTGCTGCTAAGCATCAATTGCCTTTTATTTTGCTTTCAGATCAAGATAAAAGACTTAGAAAGCTTTTTGGAGTCCGTAATAATTTATTCGGATTGCTTCCAGGGCGCGTAACCTATATTATTGATAAAAATGGTTTGGTGATTTCGATATTTGACAGCGTAAATGCTGCAAAACATATTCCGAAAGCGCTAGAAATCGTTAAAGAATTAGTATCATAA
- a CDS encoding 6-carboxytetrahydropterin synthase gives MRVTISRKAHFNAAHRLHRKDWSFEKNDAVFGKCNNPNFHGHNYGLTVSVTGKIDPETGFVLDVKVLADIIREEVEIPFDHKNLNLDVPEFADLNPTAENIAVVIWNKIRQRIHTDFDLEVVLNETERNFVTYKGE, from the coding sequence ATGAGAGTAACCATATCAAGAAAAGCACATTTTAATGCTGCACATCGACTACATCGAAAGGATTGGTCATTTGAAAAAAACGACGCTGTTTTTGGAAAATGCAACAATCCTAACTTTCACGGTCATAATTATGGTTTAACAGTAAGCGTTACAGGAAAAATTGACCCCGAAACTGGTTTTGTTTTAGATGTGAAAGTATTGGCGGACATTATACGAGAAGAAGTAGAAATTCCGTTTGATCACAAAAATCTGAATCTGGACGTTCCAGAATTTGCAGATTTAAATCCGACTGCAGAAAATATTGCAGTTGTGATATGGAATAAAATTAGACAACGAATTCATACCGACTTTGATTTGGAAGTCGTTTTGAACGAAACGGAACGCAATTTTGTAACTTATAAAGGAGAATAA